One window of the Pseudofrankia sp. DC12 genome contains the following:
- a CDS encoding aldehyde dehydrogenase family protein: MATPAVHPEHRMLIDGGLVEADDGRRFANINPATEEEIGQVGDASAAEMRRAIAAARRSFDTSDWSTNRALRKRCLEQLQSALEDEREQLREQLILEVGCPRMTTHGPQVDWPVDAALRYAAKLLDEFPWEIELPDGKDHHGRPNRRRIWKEPVGVVGAIVPWNYPFELTINKIGPALAAGNTVVLKPAPDTPWNATLLGRIIAERTDFPAGVVNVVTSSDHLVGEELTLSPQVDMISFTGSTQVGRRIAEKGAATMKRIFLELGGKSATILLDDADFDTALLSGLSVCYHAGQACAAGTRMLVPRHRHDEAAAKLRGLFAGVRYGDPQRADVLMGPLISARQRDRVLGYIEKGTAEGATLAVGGSWPAGQPKGWYVEPTLFVDVDNDMTVAREEIFGPVLCLLAYEGDDEAVRIANDSVYGLAGNVFGSRDRAIAVARRLRGGMISVNGGAAHGPDMPFGGYKHSGLGRQNGIEGFAQHLETKSVAWPE, translated from the coding sequence ATGGCCACGCCCGCAGTTCATCCCGAACACCGCATGCTCATCGACGGCGGGCTCGTCGAGGCCGACGACGGGCGGAGATTCGCGAACATCAACCCGGCGACGGAAGAGGAGATCGGCCAAGTCGGCGACGCGTCCGCGGCCGAGATGCGGCGCGCCATCGCCGCGGCCCGGCGTTCCTTCGACACGTCCGACTGGTCGACGAACCGCGCGCTGCGCAAGCGCTGTCTCGAGCAGCTTCAGTCCGCGCTCGAGGACGAACGCGAACAACTGCGGGAGCAGCTGATTCTCGAGGTCGGCTGTCCACGGATGACTACCCACGGACCGCAGGTCGACTGGCCGGTCGACGCGGCGCTGCGCTACGCGGCCAAGCTCCTCGACGAGTTCCCGTGGGAGATCGAGCTGCCCGACGGGAAGGACCACCATGGCAGGCCGAACCGCCGACGCATCTGGAAGGAGCCCGTTGGTGTCGTCGGCGCCATCGTCCCGTGGAACTACCCGTTCGAATTGACCATCAACAAGATCGGCCCGGCGTTGGCCGCGGGCAACACCGTGGTGCTCAAACCCGCTCCCGACACGCCGTGGAACGCCACGCTGCTGGGCCGGATCATCGCCGAACGGACGGATTTCCCCGCCGGGGTCGTGAACGTCGTCACGTCGTCCGACCACCTCGTAGGTGAGGAGCTCACCCTCTCGCCACAGGTCGACATGATCTCCTTCACCGGCTCGACCCAGGTCGGCAGGCGCATCGCGGAGAAGGGCGCGGCGACGATGAAGCGCATCTTCCTGGAGCTCGGGGGAAAGTCAGCCACGATCTTGCTCGATGACGCGGACTTCGACACCGCGCTGCTGTCCGGGTTGTCTGTCTGCTACCACGCGGGGCAGGCCTGCGCGGCGGGCACCCGGATGCTCGTGCCCCGGCACCGCCACGACGAAGCCGCGGCGAAGCTGCGCGGATTGTTCGCGGGGGTGCGCTACGGGGACCCGCAGCGCGCGGACGTCCTCATGGGCCCGTTGATCTCGGCCCGGCAGCGCGACCGGGTGCTCGGATACATCGAGAAGGGCACGGCCGAGGGAGCCACCCTCGCGGTCGGCGGCAGCTGGCCGGCCGGCCAGCCGAAGGGCTGGTATGTCGAGCCGACGCTGTTCGTGGACGTCGACAACGACATGACCGTCGCCCGGGAGGAGATCTTCGGGCCGGTGCTCTGCCTGCTCGCCTACGAAGGCGACGACGAGGCCGTCCGGATCGCCAACGACAGCGTCTATGGCCTGGCCGGCAACGTGTTCGGCTCGCGGGACCGCGCCATCGCCGTCGCCCGCCGTCTCCGCGGCGGGATGATCAGCGTTAACGGCGGCGCGGCCCACGGCCCGGACATGCCCTTCGGTGGCTACAAACACAGCGGCCTCGGACGCCAGAACGGCATCGAGGGCTTCGCACAGCACCTGGAGACCAAGTCCGTCGCCTGGCCGGAGTGA
- a CDS encoding coniferyl-alcohol dehydrogenase yields MSNVEAEQGDTMADLFRYDGKRTLVVGCSSGMGAATVRIVQRLGGEVHGVDYKKPDADLASFTSCDLRNPGEIDAWLASLEGPFHAVFYCAGLPMTHPALDVMKVNFAAMRAVVDGVGPLVPGGGAIAVISSVAGLQFQRNLTPINELLETGGFGGAMSWCESHLDTVGDGYTFSKEAIIVYTMTRALHFVDAGVRLNCLSPGQTVTPMMPDFEKVAGVDFMRAFEGPMHRKARPEEMGWPLAFLNSDAASYITGLNLVVDGGFGPGVLTGAIDVHALLAARK; encoded by the coding sequence GTGAGCAACGTGGAAGCCGAGCAAGGGGACACGATGGCAGACCTGTTCCGTTACGACGGCAAGCGCACGCTCGTGGTGGGCTGTTCCTCCGGTATGGGCGCGGCGACCGTTCGCATCGTCCAGCGTCTCGGTGGGGAGGTTCACGGAGTCGACTACAAGAAGCCCGATGCCGACCTCGCCAGCTTTACCAGCTGTGATCTCCGGAATCCAGGTGAGATCGACGCGTGGCTTGCCTCGCTGGAGGGTCCTTTCCATGCCGTCTTCTACTGCGCCGGGTTGCCGATGACCCACCCGGCCCTCGACGTCATGAAAGTCAACTTCGCGGCTATGCGAGCCGTAGTGGACGGTGTGGGGCCACTGGTCCCCGGTGGTGGCGCGATCGCCGTTATTTCCTCGGTCGCGGGACTGCAGTTCCAGCGGAACCTGACCCCGATAAACGAGCTTTTAGAGACCGGCGGTTTCGGCGGGGCGATGTCCTGGTGCGAAAGCCACCTCGACACCGTCGGTGACGGCTACACCTTCTCGAAGGAGGCGATCATCGTATACACGATGACGCGTGCCCTTCATTTCGTGGATGCTGGTGTTCGGTTGAACTGCCTCAGTCCAGGGCAGACGGTGACCCCGATGATGCCTGATTTCGAAAAGGTCGCCGGTGTCGACTTCATGCGGGCCTTCGAGGGGCCGATGCACCGCAAGGCGCGGCCCGAGGAGATGGGCTGGCCATTGGCGTTCCTCAACAGCGACGCCGCGAGCTACATCACCGGGCTGAACCTCGTCGTCGATGGCGGGTTCGGGCCGGGAGTCCTGACCGGAGCGATCGACGTCCACGCGCTCCTGGCCGCCAGGAAGTGA
- a CDS encoding cytochrome P450 produces the protein MARVDSRPGLHDPRLYDSGYPYELFRRLRDEAPVSHHEHPGYAGGYWAVARHADVQAVSRDSATWSNAPSPFIHTAPGRPAEPELSFLLDLDGTDHTEMRRLVSRAFTPRRVGELEDRLRQRMESITDSLRGRTGADLVGDLAMWLPLHVIGDLIGIPESDRMMVFEWSERLAGFDPAVTPAESARAIEELFEYAEHLGGLRRDAPQDDLLSILATAEVRGGRLTYHQLGYFFLLLSSGGADTTRNLVVSGTAALLQHQHEFERLRDSASLLPSAIEELLRFTSPLMYFCRQARVDTSIGGVAIPAGDRVMLCYPSANRDERTFDAPDDLDITRSPNDHIAFGGGGPHFCLGANLARVEARVIFDVILARFEGLELAADPATLRRNHHNMVQGFLEMPVTWSAIR, from the coding sequence GTGGCGAGGGTAGACAGCAGACCGGGGCTACATGACCCGAGGCTCTATGACAGCGGGTATCCATACGAGCTCTTCCGCCGCTTACGGGACGAGGCCCCGGTCTCCCATCACGAGCATCCGGGCTATGCGGGCGGGTACTGGGCCGTGGCCCGGCATGCCGATGTGCAGGCCGTGTCGCGGGACTCGGCGACTTGGTCCAACGCGCCGAGCCCGTTCATCCACACGGCTCCCGGCCGGCCGGCCGAGCCGGAGCTGTCCTTTCTCCTGGACCTCGACGGCACGGACCACACGGAGATGCGGCGGCTGGTCAGCAGAGCCTTCACGCCGCGACGCGTCGGCGAGCTGGAAGACCGGCTCCGCCAGCGGATGGAGTCGATCACCGATTCACTCCGGGGGCGCACCGGCGCCGATCTGGTGGGCGACCTCGCGATGTGGCTCCCGCTGCACGTGATCGGCGACCTCATCGGGATTCCGGAGTCCGACCGGATGATGGTCTTCGAGTGGTCGGAGCGGCTCGCGGGATTCGACCCGGCGGTGACCCCCGCCGAGTCGGCCCGCGCGATCGAGGAGCTCTTCGAGTACGCCGAGCACCTCGGCGGCCTGCGACGGGATGCTCCCCAGGACGACCTGCTGTCGATCCTCGCGACGGCCGAAGTCCGCGGCGGGCGGTTGACCTACCACCAGCTCGGCTACTTCTTCCTGCTGCTGTCCAGCGGCGGCGCCGACACGACAAGGAACCTCGTCGTGTCCGGCACCGCGGCGCTGCTACAGCACCAGCACGAGTTTGAACGGCTTCGCGACAGCGCCAGCCTCCTGCCCTCGGCGATCGAGGAGCTGCTTCGGTTCACGTCGCCGTTGATGTACTTCTGCCGGCAGGCGCGCGTCGATACCAGCATCGGCGGTGTGGCAATCCCGGCGGGCGACCGGGTGATGCTGTGCTATCCGTCGGCGAACCGTGATGAGCGGACCTTCGACGCTCCAGACGACCTCGACATCACCCGGTCACCCAACGACCACATCGCGTTCGGCGGCGGCGGCCCTCACTTCTGTCTCGGCGCGAACCTCGCCCGTGTCGAAGCCCGAGTGATCTTTGACGTGATCCTCGCCCGCTTTGAGGGTCTTGAGCTGGCGGCCGATCCGGCGACGCTGCGCCGCAATCATCACAACATGGTCCAGGGGTTCCTCGAGATGCCGGTCACGTGGTCGGCGATCCGTTAG
- a CDS encoding alpha/beta hydrolase: MAELVDVGGYKLAVDITGGGVPPVVFVSGLAAGPSEWDGALAAARVTTTRVAYGRPAQGGSGPLPPRLAETPRPASWAAAQLRTLLSEAAVPSPRVLVGHAIGGLIVEAYLARWPEETAGLVLVDPTEPSALLDRANPVLVAADHGAGSIHFDIVACAAEHRAPPPPARVPAVVVTSAVGTRLRMTNPDRLLPLSPAEVDARWQTFQREWAARTAATQIIADNAGHFVHKDAPDLVALAVDAVVNAARGHAPVRLDPAAVSQAGGRVPRPV, encoded by the coding sequence ATGGCGGAACTGGTCGACGTGGGTGGCTACAAGCTGGCCGTCGATATCACTGGAGGTGGCGTACCACCGGTGGTGTTCGTGTCTGGCCTCGCCGCCGGCCCGAGCGAGTGGGATGGAGCCCTGGCCGCGGCGAGGGTCACGACGACGCGGGTCGCCTATGGGCGCCCGGCGCAGGGGGGCAGCGGCCCTCTCCCGCCCCGCCTGGCCGAGACGCCGCGACCGGCGAGCTGGGCCGCCGCTCAGCTGCGAACCCTTCTGAGCGAGGCAGCCGTCCCCTCACCACGGGTGCTGGTAGGCCATGCGATCGGCGGACTGATAGTCGAGGCATACCTAGCACGCTGGCCCGAAGAGACAGCCGGGCTGGTGCTGGTCGACCCGACGGAGCCAAGCGCGCTGCTCGACCGCGCCAACCCCGTACTCGTCGCCGCCGACCACGGGGCCGGCAGTATCCACTTCGACATCGTCGCCTGCGCGGCAGAACATCGGGCTCCCCCGCCCCCGGCACGGGTGCCCGCCGTAGTGGTTACCTCGGCGGTTGGCACCCGGCTGCGCATGACCAATCCGGACCGCCTGCTGCCGCTGTCCCCTGCCGAGGTCGACGCCAGGTGGCAGACGTTCCAACGGGAATGGGCCGCCCGGACAGCAGCCACCCAGATCATCGCCGACAACGCCGGGCACTTTGTGCACAAGGACGCCCCGGACCTCGTCGCCCTGGCGGTTGACGCGGTGGTGAACGCGGCCCGCGGCCACGCCCCCGTGCGGCTCGATCCAGCTGCCGTGAGCCAGGCTGGCGGCCGGGTGCCGCGTCCGGTGTAA
- a CDS encoding diguanylate cyclase, whose amino-acid sequence MGSPRMTPGPDPPVAMRVAVLHETQRSRVTRLVFPAGSVIRKEPLGPGAQQRLRHEVEILGRLSGVEGLVQLVAGAPPYPGSMLLADVGGTALSARATPLDPAELIKLAELLARAIGGMHGRGVVHRNINPSNIVVSEDQGAPYLTDFALATTFMTVQPGFMHPSEIVGTVPYLAPEQTGRTGRPVDQRADLYALGATLYELATGAPPFGTEDPLRMIHDHLARVPALPAAVNPAVPGGLSAIIMHLLEKEPDDRYQSAEGLVHDLTLVGRGLVVVHPGEHDFPVRPLAPSRLAGREEEIGELGAAFAAAVEGRCRGLLVGGAPGVGKTALVNELRPIVAGVDGWFVAGKFDQYRRDREFDGVWQTFRTLGRLLLAEPEADLVDVRERILRALGPNAGLIAALVPELAALVRVPPRAGDPMTAQARVQRTGVAILRAVASRKRPVVVFVDDLQWAGRTPLGFVDLILGGEEEVEGLLLVGAYRESDVDAAHPLAPMLARWQRQPAGLYHLRLADLTPDGQAAMVADLLRLAPKPAAELARLIAPSTGGNPYDTVELLNSLRHDGVLILGERGWRWDQATLRGRLGRVDVTELVAARLATLPPATREVLTVMACLAGRVELGLLEAATGLAADEVERRLTPAFAAGLLVLESDGRPGVRYQHDRARESVLRCLGSQALGATRLRLARRLAQRPEFFAVAAEQYLFVADAVHGAAERQLMARLFRQAAGEARLLSNYPLVERLLTAAVALVDPADTDELVTLQTGRHAALYSLGRLEEANQVYQTICRLCTHPAGRTAATVVQVSSLTNQGPAGEAMRLGLDQLRQLGFAVPDRGRLDPEIDRGLDTLYQWIDQTSEADDLRRPKITDCSRLDAMKLIDRLTQAAYLCDQPMMTWLTLQAVEMWARCGPDPAMVGPASHAADVTIARRHDYHTGYRIARRILAVARARGYEPEVWQAQFVYLISIGHWFDPLEDSLPAARRALEGLIQGGELQYACWNHYVLLSCLLDSAPSLDSFAAEVDEALALATRTGNGRAEDTYRQYRQLARALRGESTESPADEAAQLDMLAANPIAVVDLHISRALAAAILDHQGELARHTAAMMPLLPITEAQYRVVVARLLRALALAGQARTAQPGQRGAMLAELDLLVEWLASRAVDAPVNFLHLLRLAEAERAWAAGDFREAAHAFDVAQREAYAQVRPWHQALILERAARFYSAHSMERAGHVLLAEARGQYLAWGATAKVSQLDWAHPTLRAEPAGMNPFVRPPAGSAARVPAVTTGTLDLLGVVAASQVLSSETSIDGLRARVAGILSAMTGATSVHLLLRDRDQRTWSVPVDDHGTVTLDEAARRRLLPPSAIRYAERTHEPVVVADATRDDRFSRDPYLTDLDRCSLLAIPIMIRGELRAMLLLENRMIRGAFTTERLEGIMLIAGQLAVSLDNALVYASLEHKVAERTRQLAAANQQLAAANERLGQLSITDPLTGLANRRRLDEVLDAEWHRALRNAAPLALAIVDIDHFKLYNDHFGHTAGDRCLQRVATCLAGNARGTALTARYGGEEFAVVMPGADIATATRIARRIRAAVEEAAEPSPMVPYQIVTVSIGATSVVPAPEDRLKSLVDLADAALYHAKNRGRNRVEAELPGTASE is encoded by the coding sequence ATGGGGTCCCCGAGGATGACACCGGGCCCGGATCCGCCGGTGGCGATGCGGGTGGCGGTGCTGCATGAGACGCAGCGGTCTCGGGTCACTCGGCTGGTGTTCCCGGCCGGGAGTGTGATCCGGAAGGAGCCGCTGGGGCCCGGGGCGCAGCAGCGGCTGCGCCATGAGGTGGAAATCCTCGGCCGGCTGTCCGGGGTCGAGGGGCTCGTGCAGCTGGTGGCTGGAGCGCCGCCGTACCCGGGGTCGATGCTGCTGGCCGATGTCGGCGGAACGGCGCTGTCCGCGCGGGCCACCCCACTGGACCCGGCTGAGCTGATCAAGCTGGCCGAGCTGCTCGCGCGGGCGATCGGGGGGATGCACGGCCGGGGTGTGGTGCATCGGAACATCAACCCGTCGAACATTGTCGTGAGCGAGGACCAGGGCGCGCCATACCTGACTGATTTCGCACTCGCCACCACCTTCATGACCGTTCAGCCTGGCTTCATGCATCCCAGCGAGATTGTCGGGACGGTGCCGTACCTGGCGCCGGAGCAGACCGGCCGGACCGGTCGCCCGGTGGACCAGCGGGCCGATCTGTACGCGCTGGGGGCGACTCTGTACGAGCTGGCGACCGGCGCGCCGCCGTTCGGCACCGAGGACCCGCTGCGGATGATTCATGATCATCTGGCGCGGGTGCCGGCGCTGCCGGCGGCGGTGAACCCGGCGGTGCCGGGCGGCCTGTCGGCGATCATCATGCACCTGCTGGAGAAGGAGCCGGACGACCGCTATCAGAGCGCCGAGGGGCTGGTGCACGATCTCACCTTGGTAGGCCGTGGCCTCGTCGTGGTGCATCCGGGCGAGCATGACTTCCCCGTACGACCGCTCGCGCCGTCCCGGCTGGCTGGGCGTGAGGAGGAGATCGGCGAGCTGGGCGCGGCGTTCGCCGCGGCAGTAGAGGGCCGCTGCCGCGGGCTGCTCGTGGGCGGGGCTCCGGGGGTGGGCAAGACGGCGCTGGTCAATGAGCTGCGGCCGATCGTGGCTGGTGTCGACGGTTGGTTCGTTGCGGGCAAGTTCGACCAGTATCGGCGTGACCGGGAGTTTGACGGAGTCTGGCAGACGTTCCGCACGCTGGGCCGGCTGTTGTTGGCCGAGCCGGAGGCCGACCTGGTCGACGTGCGGGAGCGGATACTGCGGGCGCTGGGACCCAACGCCGGGCTGATCGCCGCCCTGGTGCCGGAGCTGGCGGCGCTGGTGAGGGTCCCTCCCCGGGCCGGGGATCCGATGACCGCGCAGGCGCGAGTGCAGCGGACCGGGGTGGCGATCCTGCGTGCGGTCGCTTCTCGGAAGCGGCCGGTGGTGGTGTTCGTCGACGATCTGCAGTGGGCCGGGCGGACACCGCTGGGCTTCGTCGACCTGATCCTCGGTGGCGAGGAAGAAGTCGAGGGGCTGCTTCTGGTCGGCGCCTACCGGGAGAGCGACGTGGATGCCGCTCATCCGCTGGCGCCGATGCTCGCCCGCTGGCAACGTCAGCCGGCCGGCCTTTACCACCTGCGGCTGGCCGACTTGACGCCGGATGGCCAGGCGGCCATGGTGGCCGACCTGCTGCGCCTGGCCCCGAAGCCCGCCGCCGAGCTGGCGCGGCTGATCGCGCCGTCCACCGGCGGCAATCCGTACGACACGGTGGAGCTGCTCAACTCGCTGCGCCATGACGGAGTCCTGATCCTCGGCGAGCGCGGGTGGCGATGGGACCAGGCCACGCTGCGCGGCCGGCTGGGGCGCGTGGACGTGACCGAACTGGTCGCCGCGCGCCTGGCCACGTTGCCGCCGGCCACCAGGGAGGTGCTGACGGTGATGGCGTGTCTGGCGGGACGGGTGGAACTGGGCCTGCTGGAAGCCGCGACCGGGCTGGCGGCGGACGAGGTCGAGCGGCGGCTCACGCCCGCGTTCGCCGCCGGCCTGCTGGTCCTGGAGTCCGACGGCCGGCCCGGCGTGCGGTACCAGCACGACCGGGCGCGGGAGTCCGTCCTGCGCTGCCTCGGCTCGCAGGCACTGGGCGCCACGCGGTTGCGGCTGGCCCGGCGCCTCGCGCAGCGGCCCGAGTTCTTCGCCGTGGCGGCGGAGCAGTACCTGTTCGTGGCCGATGCCGTGCACGGCGCCGCCGAACGGCAGCTGATGGCAAGGCTCTTCCGCCAGGCCGCCGGCGAAGCCCGGCTGCTGAGCAACTACCCGCTCGTGGAGCGGCTCCTGACCGCGGCGGTGGCGCTCGTCGACCCAGCCGACACCGACGAGCTGGTCACCCTCCAGACCGGCCGTCACGCCGCCTTGTACAGCCTTGGCCGGCTGGAGGAGGCCAACCAGGTCTACCAGACCATCTGCCGGCTGTGTACCCACCCGGCCGGGCGCACGGCCGCCACCGTGGTGCAGGTCAGCAGCCTCACCAACCAAGGGCCTGCCGGCGAGGCGATGCGGCTCGGCCTCGACCAGCTGCGGCAGCTCGGCTTCGCCGTCCCGGACCGCGGCCGCCTTGACCCCGAGATCGACCGCGGGCTCGACACGCTTTACCAGTGGATTGACCAGACCAGCGAAGCCGACGATCTGCGGCGACCGAAGATCACCGACTGTTCGCGGCTCGACGCCATGAAGCTCATCGACCGGCTCACGCAAGCGGCGTACCTCTGTGACCAGCCGATGATGACCTGGCTGACGCTGCAGGCGGTGGAGATGTGGGCACGCTGCGGCCCGGATCCGGCCATGGTCGGCCCAGCCAGCCATGCCGCGGATGTGACCATCGCCCGCAGGCACGACTATCACACCGGGTATCGCATCGCGCGGCGGATCCTCGCTGTCGCTCGGGCCCGCGGTTATGAGCCTGAGGTGTGGCAGGCGCAGTTTGTGTACCTGATCAGCATCGGCCACTGGTTCGACCCGCTCGAGGACAGCCTGCCCGCGGCACGCCGCGCGCTGGAGGGCCTGATCCAGGGGGGTGAGCTGCAGTACGCATGCTGGAACCACTACGTGCTGCTGAGCTGCCTGCTGGACAGCGCGCCGTCGCTTGACAGCTTCGCCGCCGAGGTCGACGAGGCACTCGCACTGGCTACCCGCACCGGTAACGGCCGAGCCGAGGACACGTACCGGCAGTACCGCCAACTGGCGAGGGCACTGCGCGGCGAGAGCACCGAATCGCCGGCCGACGAGGCGGCTCAGCTGGACATGCTGGCCGCCAACCCGATCGCCGTCGTTGACCTGCACATCAGCCGGGCGCTCGCCGCGGCCATCCTCGACCACCAAGGTGAGCTGGCCCGGCACACGGCGGCCATGATGCCGTTGCTGCCGATCACCGAGGCCCAGTACAGGGTGGTGGTGGCACGCCTGCTGCGGGCACTGGCGTTGGCAGGGCAGGCCCGCACGGCACAACCGGGCCAACGCGGCGCCATGCTGGCCGAGCTGGACTTGTTGGTCGAGTGGCTGGCCTCGCGTGCCGTCGACGCGCCCGTCAACTTCCTGCACCTGCTACGTCTGGCGGAGGCCGAGCGGGCCTGGGCCGCCGGCGACTTCCGCGAAGCGGCGCACGCCTTCGACGTGGCACAGCGGGAGGCATACGCCCAGGTACGCCCGTGGCACCAGGCGCTCATCCTGGAACGCGCCGCGCGGTTCTACTCGGCCCACAGCATGGAGCGAGCCGGCCATGTGCTGCTTGCCGAGGCCCGCGGCCAGTACCTGGCCTGGGGGGCCACCGCCAAGGTCAGCCAGCTCGACTGGGCTCACCCGACGCTCCGGGCCGAGCCCGCCGGGATGAATCCGTTCGTGCGGCCGCCGGCGGGGTCCGCCGCCCGCGTCCCCGCCGTCACCACGGGCACCCTCGACCTGCTCGGCGTCGTCGCCGCCTCCCAGGTCCTCAGCTCCGAAACCAGCATCGACGGCCTGCGGGCCAGAGTCGCGGGAATCCTGTCCGCGATGACCGGCGCCACCAGCGTCCACCTCCTGCTCCGCGACCGCGATCAGCGCACGTGGTCGGTACCGGTGGACGACCACGGCACCGTCACGCTCGACGAGGCCGCCCGGCGGCGCCTGCTCCCACCCTCGGCCATCCGGTACGCCGAACGCACCCACGAACCGGTCGTCGTCGCCGACGCCACCCGCGACGACCGGTTCAGCCGCGACCCCTACCTCACCGACCTGGACCGCTGCTCCCTGCTGGCCATCCCCATCATGATCCGAGGCGAGCTGCGCGCGATGCTGCTCCTGGAGAACCGGATGATCCGCGGCGCGTTCACCACCGAACGCCTCGAGGGAATCATGCTCATCGCCGGGCAGCTGGCCGTCTCGCTCGACAATGCCCTGGTCTACGCCTCGCTGGAACACAAGGTCGCCGAACGAACTCGGCAACTCGCGGCCGCCAACCAGCAGCTCGCCGCTGCCAACGAGCGGCTCGGGCAGCTCTCGATCACCGACCCGCTGACCGGCCTGGCCAACCGGCGCCGGCTCGACGAGGTCCTCGACGCCGAATGGCACAGAGCCCTCCGCAACGCCGCACCCCTCGCGCTGGCAATCGTCGACATCGACCACTTCAAGCTCTACAACGACCACTTCGGCCACACTGCCGGCGACCGATGCCTTCAGCGGGTCGCCACCTGCCTGGCCGGCAACGCCCGCGGCACCGCCCTGACCGCCCGCTACGGGGGCGAGGAGTTCGCCGTCGTGATGCCCGGCGCCGACATCGCCACCGCCACCCGCATCGCCCGGCGAATCCGCGCCGCGGTTGAGGAGGCCGCTGAACCCAGCCCGATGGTTCCCTACCAGATTGTCACCGTGAGTATCGGCGCCACGTCGGTCGTTCCTGCTCCCGAGGACAGGCTGAAATCACTCGTCGACCTCGCCGACGCCGCGCTGTACCACGCCAAAAACAGGGGACGGAACCGGGTGGAAGCTGAGCTCCCGGGCACCGCATCGGAATAG
- a CDS encoding TetR/AcrR family transcriptional regulator, with amino-acid sequence MTASDLIAEHGVDGTSLQMIADKLGVAKAAVYYYYKTKDAIVAAACAGAFAEFYAAIDEAEEIEAARSRADALEVLIPRLVGLAVEGRRTFTRIHLDPVIVRLVAQDEQLRTLRRRFDRLVAGGEAGAEGLVRGAVVVAAIVSAVAQQSVSELDDEALILHLTRILGEVVAPTLGEH; translated from the coding sequence GTGACCGCCAGCGATCTGATTGCCGAGCACGGCGTCGACGGAACGTCGCTGCAGATGATCGCCGATAAGCTGGGCGTGGCAAAGGCCGCGGTTTACTATTACTACAAGACCAAGGACGCCATCGTCGCCGCTGCCTGCGCGGGCGCGTTCGCCGAGTTCTATGCGGCCATCGACGAGGCGGAGGAGATCGAAGCCGCCCGGTCGCGGGCGGACGCGCTCGAGGTGCTGATTCCCCGCCTGGTCGGGCTCGCCGTCGAGGGGCGGCGGACCTTCACCAGAATCCACCTCGACCCGGTCATCGTCCGCCTCGTGGCGCAGGACGAACAGCTGCGGACGCTGCGCCGCCGCTTTGACCGGCTGGTCGCGGGTGGCGAGGCTGGCGCCGAGGGCCTCGTCCGCGGAGCGGTCGTGGTGGCCGCGATCGTGAGCGCCGTCGCCCAGCAGTCCGTCAGCGAACTCGACGACGAGGCCCTCATCCTGCACCTGACGCGAATCCTCGGTGAGGTCGTCGCGCCGACCCTCGGGGAGCACTGA
- a CDS encoding ABC transporter substrate-binding protein encodes MSYESRAEPIKLGYLFDFLHPDDYPQERRDNLRQSFELVFSEGLKQGIIDRPVEIILREVEGLPKGSVKAVIDAYGELVDEGCLAVFGPVISDNCVPTREAIEQRFHVPAISVAGSEDWLGEWTFALPQGSMTDEPIFWAQLLAQGGHAEVGCLVEQSLIGDSYIRNFRRACVAQSIRIVAEERIAQTAQDVGAAVRKVYQAKPTALVHCGFGFGVVQVNPALEALGWDPPRFMGTAFQTAWVSPVLWNAILGWTGLDQYDEGNLVGQRFLDQFEGAYGRRPQYCVPVVNHDLATVLLHAFADAHPLSPRGVKEALERVKMLPAASGAPGTRLSFGKWTRRGWMGAGYLVARRLDPDGVSSHLVSRFGQE; translated from the coding sequence ATGTCCTATGAGAGCCGTGCCGAGCCGATCAAGCTCGGTTACCTCTTCGATTTCTTGCATCCGGATGACTATCCGCAGGAACGGCGGGACAACCTGCGGCAGTCCTTCGAGCTTGTGTTCAGCGAGGGCCTCAAACAGGGAATCATCGACCGGCCGGTGGAGATCATTCTCCGGGAGGTCGAGGGGCTGCCCAAGGGATCAGTCAAGGCGGTGATCGACGCCTACGGCGAACTGGTCGACGAAGGCTGCCTCGCCGTCTTTGGGCCGGTCATCAGCGACAACTGCGTTCCCACCCGGGAGGCGATCGAGCAACGGTTCCACGTCCCGGCGATCAGCGTCGCGGGCTCCGAGGACTGGCTGGGCGAGTGGACGTTCGCGCTCCCGCAGGGGTCCATGACCGACGAGCCGATCTTCTGGGCGCAGCTGCTGGCCCAGGGCGGGCATGCGGAGGTGGGCTGCCTTGTCGAGCAGTCGCTCATCGGCGATTCCTACATCAGGAACTTTCGCCGGGCGTGTGTCGCTCAGAGCATCCGGATCGTCGCCGAGGAGCGGATCGCCCAGACAGCGCAGGACGTCGGAGCCGCAGTCCGCAAGGTGTACCAGGCGAAGCCGACGGCGCTCGTGCACTGCGGCTTCGGCTTCGGCGTGGTTCAGGTCAACCCGGCACTGGAGGCGCTGGGCTGGGACCCGCCGCGGTTCATGGGCACGGCGTTTCAGACCGCCTGGGTCAGCCCCGTACTGTGGAACGCGATCCTTGGCTGGACCGGCCTCGACCAGTACGACGAAGGAAACCTCGTCGGCCAGCGTTTCCTCGACCAGTTCGAAGGGGCCTACGGGCGGCGTCCGCAGTACTGCGTGCCTGTTGTCAACCACGACCTGGCCACGGTGCTGCTGCACGCATTCGCCGACGCCCATCCGTTGAGCCCGCGGGGAGTGAAGGAAGCGCTCGAGCGGGTCAAGATGCTGCCCGCCGCGTCCGGTGCGCCTGGCACCCGGCTGTCGTTCGGGAAATGGACCCGCCGAGGCTGGATGGGTGCGGGGTACCTCGTGGCGCGGCGGCTGGACCCGGACGGCGTGAGCTCCCATCTCGTGAGCCGTTTCGGACAGGAGTGA